A single region of the Rhizobium sp. NLR16a genome encodes:
- a CDS encoding CYTH domain-containing protein yields MKAIEIERKFLVRDDSWRVYADAPRVLQQAYLGVDQNCVRVRLIDGRSARLTIKFRSPGLAREEFEYDIPVEEARDLLLHAGHVLEKTRYRVLHDGQSWEVDVFAGAYQGLTLAEIEMASEDDRFNLPQWLGREVTGERRYSNRAMAAAPPPQQPAAQGGAG; encoded by the coding sequence TTGAAAGCGATAGAGATCGAGCGAAAGTTCCTGGTCCGGGACGACAGTTGGCGCGTTTACGCCGACGCGCCGCGCGTCCTGCAACAGGCCTATCTTGGCGTCGATCAGAACTGCGTGCGCGTCCGCCTGATCGACGGGCGTTCCGCGCGCCTGACAATCAAATTCCGCTCGCCAGGCCTGGCCCGCGAGGAATTTGAGTATGACATTCCGGTCGAGGAGGCACGCGATCTCCTTCTCCACGCAGGTCATGTCCTTGAAAAGACCCGATACCGCGTCCTGCATGACGGCCAAAGCTGGGAGGTGGACGTGTTCGCCGGCGCTTACCAGGGATTAACACTCGCCGAAATCGAAATGGCGAGTGAGGATGACCGGTTCAACCTGCCGCAATGGCTGGGGCGCGAGGTCACGGGCGAGCGGCGATACTCCAACCGCGCCATGGCAGCTGCCCCGCCCCCACAACAGCCGGCGGCGCAGGGCGGCGCCGGCTGA
- a CDS encoding DUF2950 family protein, whose product MRRQSTVISLMFAAALCTFSATPTLLLAQTDLSAYKAATSSPKFDSAQLAIDKLKSVLASNNIDDLAALLGLNADKLRSSNEAMIAYGLIREGAERQVVLKDLGNLKVAAIGDRLWPLPFPLAEDKDGKWFFDTQRGLEEIINRRVGENELATIDTMHEYVAAQYWYASEDRDGDGIYEFAKKLISSPGKLDGLYWDPSVYPEESPASALVETAAFGAAKRGEGYYGYRYRILTSQGDNVLGGKQSYVINGYMTGGFALIAWPVKYRVTGVQTFMVNGMSVIYQRDLGPTTEEQAAAIKDFNPDANWTVVKD is encoded by the coding sequence ATGAGACGCCAATCGACCGTAATTTCGCTCATGTTCGCAGCAGCGCTGTGCACGTTTTCGGCAACGCCGACGCTCCTACTGGCGCAGACGGATCTCTCCGCGTACAAGGCGGCGACGTCTTCGCCGAAGTTCGACAGCGCGCAGCTTGCGATCGACAAACTGAAGTCGGTGCTGGCTTCCAACAATATCGACGATCTTGCCGCCTTGCTCGGCCTCAACGCCGACAAGCTCCGTTCCAGCAACGAGGCGATGATCGCCTACGGATTGATCCGGGAGGGCGCAGAGCGCCAGGTGGTTCTGAAGGATCTCGGCAATCTGAAGGTCGCCGCGATCGGCGATCGGCTTTGGCCGCTGCCGTTTCCGCTGGCCGAAGACAAGGACGGCAAATGGTTCTTCGACACGCAGCGTGGCCTTGAAGAAATCATCAATCGCCGCGTCGGCGAGAACGAGCTCGCCACCATCGATACCATGCACGAATATGTGGCGGCCCAATACTGGTACGCATCCGAGGATCGTGACGGCGACGGCATCTATGAGTTCGCGAAGAAATTGATCAGCAGCCCTGGCAAGCTCGATGGCCTTTACTGGGATCCGAGCGTCTACCCCGAGGAAAGCCCGGCAAGCGCGCTGGTCGAAACGGCCGCGTTCGGAGCCGCCAAACGCGGCGAGGGTTACTACGGCTATCGCTACCGTATCCTGACATCCCAGGGAGACAATGTCCTTGGCGGCAAGCAAAGTTATGTCATCAACGGCTATATGACCGGCGGTTTTGCGCTGATTGCCTGGCCGGTCAAATATAGGGTGACCGGCGTGCAGACGTTCATGGTCAACGGAATGAGCGTCATCTACCAGCGTGATCTCGGCCCGACGACGGAAGAGCAGGCTGCGGCGATCAAGGATTTCAATCCGGACGCAAATTGGACCGTCGTAAAGGATTAA
- a CDS encoding DUF3300 domain-containing protein, whose product MKAIPHKVSGAQFFAGQLIAGLSVVAIITLQLALPARAQAPAPAAAPTQTAAEQPAAALLSDDELEVLVARIALYPDELVAAISAASLFPLQIVEAQRFLEAKKKNSDLKPKSDWDGSVISLLNYPDVVKMMSEDLDWTQSLADALTNQQKDVLIAIQQLRDEAVEKNIIKTDDKVTVVTENENIIIRPTDPEKIYIPQYPPEMLYEPGYASEPISYYPDYYDSYYYPGAGFFAAAVTGLTWAAIVNWDDWGVWGGRWDGDIDIDCNNCLNDRNFNGKLKFNDVDWSNVDRSKLSIGKDQFAKLDRSSIKSSLQSDNRNQLRNRANDIQASQRPGNRGNAARAEDIRKNTAQGLKAKPAANRPAASDRQGASRPEARPQKAANRPAKPAQKSVKKANKPQMASRPDNRGRQPSALGNPQSGRREAVSSHRGAQSMGQRPSARPPQYSRPSGGGGGRGGGGRGGGGRGGGGRR is encoded by the coding sequence ATGAAAGCAATTCCCCACAAAGTGTCTGGGGCTCAATTTTTCGCCGGCCAACTCATTGCTGGATTGTCGGTGGTTGCGATCATCACATTGCAGCTGGCCTTGCCCGCGCGCGCCCAGGCGCCTGCACCAGCGGCCGCGCCGACCCAGACGGCTGCCGAACAGCCTGCTGCGGCGCTTCTGTCAGACGATGAGCTGGAAGTGCTCGTGGCGCGCATTGCCCTTTATCCGGACGAATTGGTTGCAGCGATTTCGGCTGCCTCGCTCTTCCCGCTGCAGATCGTCGAGGCACAGCGGTTCCTCGAGGCAAAAAAGAAGAATTCCGATCTCAAGCCGAAGAGCGATTGGGACGGGAGCGTCATTTCGCTGCTCAACTATCCCGACGTCGTCAAGATGATGAGCGAAGACCTCGACTGGACGCAATCGCTGGCGGATGCGCTCACCAATCAGCAAAAGGATGTTCTGATTGCCATTCAGCAGCTTCGCGACGAAGCGGTGGAAAAGAACATCATCAAGACGGATGACAAGGTGACCGTCGTTACCGAAAACGAAAATATCATCATCCGACCGACCGATCCCGAGAAGATCTACATCCCGCAATACCCGCCGGAAATGCTTTATGAACCGGGTTATGCCTCGGAGCCCATCTCTTACTATCCGGATTATTACGACAGCTATTATTACCCAGGGGCGGGGTTCTTTGCTGCTGCGGTCACGGGTCTGACCTGGGCAGCCATCGTCAACTGGGACGACTGGGGCGTCTGGGGCGGCCGCTGGGACGGCGATATTGATATCGACTGCAACAATTGCCTGAACGACCGCAATTTCAATGGGAAGCTTAAGTTTAACGACGTCGACTGGAGCAATGTCGACCGCAGCAAACTGAGTATAGGCAAGGACCAGTTCGCGAAGCTGGACCGGTCGTCGATCAAATCCAGTCTCCAGAGCGACAATCGCAACCAGCTGCGCAACAGAGCCAATGATATCCAGGCAAGTCAGAGGCCTGGGAATCGCGGTAACGCCGCACGCGCTGAAGATATCCGCAAGAACACGGCGCAAGGTCTGAAGGCCAAGCCCGCCGCCAATAGACCGGCAGCAAGCGATCGGCAGGGAGCGTCGAGGCCTGAGGCGCGTCCTCAGAAGGCCGCCAATCGCCCCGCCAAGCCTGCCCAGAAATCCGTCAAGAAGGCCAACAAGCCGCAAATGGCTTCGAGACCTGATAATCGCGGACGCCAGCCAAGCGCTCTCGGCAACCCGCAATCCGGTCGCCGGGAGGCCGTCTCCTCGCACCGGGGGGCGCAGAGCATGGGCCAGCGTCCTTCGGCCCGTCCACCTCAGTATAGCCGCCCTTCAGGCGGCGGCGGTGGCCGCGGTGGCGGTGGTCGTGGCGGCGGTGGCCGTGGCGGCGGTGGACGGCGGTAA
- a CDS encoding SulP family inorganic anion transporter encodes MLRGLSGFSRDRLRSDIPAGLSIAAVGLPSAIAYPAIAGLPPETGIYASILAPIAYAIFGPSRLLIVGPDAATMTVLAAAMGAIIAVAPPGTAVDRVAIASALAIGVGVFYIAAKLLRLGVLASFLSRPILVGFFAGVSLSILVGQIGRFTRVKIESDGLIAPLLEMLAKSGLIHWPSLILGLAMFALLWVVRALQLKVPGPVLVVVVSVVLSAIFDFRGRGIAVIGDLPSGLPALSLPAFHQMPLDKTVLGSAAIFLVSFGAGIVTARSFGSRTGEEVDANQELIGLGAANIAPGLFGSFPISMSDSRTAINLSTGGVSQLAGLVSAATLIAALVFLNDALSILPIPALAAILATAAISLIDIDELRKIWRISRIEFIFALIAMWGAISFGVLNGVIVAIAATFAYLLRQTMFPRDGLLGRIEGRHGFFDLQRFPEARPIEGAAVFAVQGSILFYNADYVRLRMISVIKALPAETKYLVLDASAITYIDSTGATALEAVADMLAKRNITFAIADLSEESRAILDRAGVINAIGADNLFNGREEALRTLIGDIDQPDRTVPAANVP; translated from the coding sequence ATGTTGCGGGGCCTGAGCGGTTTCAGCCGGGATCGGCTTCGCAGCGATATCCCCGCCGGGCTGTCGATCGCTGCCGTCGGCCTGCCGAGCGCCATCGCCTACCCGGCAATCGCCGGCCTGCCGCCGGAGACCGGCATCTATGCCAGCATCCTCGCGCCGATCGCCTACGCGATTTTCGGTCCCTCGCGGCTCTTGATCGTCGGGCCTGACGCGGCGACGATGACGGTGCTTGCCGCTGCCATGGGCGCCATCATCGCGGTCGCGCCGCCCGGAACCGCTGTCGACCGGGTGGCGATCGCTTCGGCGCTTGCGATCGGCGTCGGCGTCTTCTACATCGCCGCGAAACTATTGAGGCTCGGCGTTCTCGCGAGCTTCCTGTCCCGGCCGATTCTGGTCGGGTTTTTCGCCGGGGTGTCGCTTTCAATTCTCGTCGGACAGATCGGCCGCTTTACGAGAGTGAAGATCGAATCCGACGGGCTCATCGCTCCGCTCCTCGAAATGCTCGCCAAGAGCGGCCTCATCCATTGGCCTTCCCTGATCCTCGGCCTTGCCATGTTTGCGCTGCTTTGGGTCGTCCGGGCTCTGCAGTTGAAGGTTCCAGGCCCGGTGCTGGTAGTGGTGGTCTCGGTCGTCCTGTCAGCCATCTTCGATTTCCGCGGCCGCGGCATCGCCGTGATCGGCGACCTGCCGAGTGGCCTGCCGGCCCTCTCCCTGCCAGCATTTCATCAGATGCCTCTCGACAAGACCGTGCTCGGTTCAGCCGCGATTTTTCTCGTCAGCTTCGGCGCCGGAATAGTGACGGCGCGCAGCTTCGGGTCACGCACCGGCGAGGAAGTCGACGCGAACCAGGAGTTGATCGGACTTGGCGCCGCCAATATCGCACCTGGCCTTTTCGGCTCGTTTCCGATCAGCATGTCCGATTCCCGCACGGCCATAAACCTGTCGACGGGAGGCGTCTCTCAGCTTGCAGGGCTGGTTTCGGCCGCCACCTTGATCGCGGCCCTGGTGTTCCTGAATGATGCGCTGAGCATTCTCCCGATCCCGGCGCTGGCGGCGATCCTGGCAACGGCTGCCATCAGCCTCATCGATATCGATGAGCTCAGGAAGATCTGGCGCATCAGCCGTATCGAATTCATCTTTGCGCTGATCGCCATGTGGGGAGCGATCAGCTTCGGCGTCCTTAACGGCGTGATTGTCGCGATCGCGGCGACCTTCGCCTATCTGCTGCGTCAGACGATGTTTCCGCGCGATGGCCTTCTTGGCCGCATCGAGGGGCGGCACGGCTTCTTCGATCTGCAGCGCTTTCCGGAAGCCCGTCCGATCGAGGGGGCGGCCGTCTTCGCGGTCCAGGGCAGCATCCTGTTTTACAACGCCGATTACGTGCGTTTGCGGATGATTTCGGTGATCAAGGCGCTTCCCGCCGAAACCAAATACCTGGTGCTCGATGCAAGCGCCATTACCTATATCGACAGCACCGGCGCGACCGCGCTCGAGGCCGTCGCTGACATGCTTGCGAAGCGCAACATCACCTTCGCGATCGCCGATCTCAGCGAGGAAAGCCGCGCGATTCTTGATCGTGCCGGCGTGATCAACGCGATCGGCGCCGACAATCTTTTCAATGGCAGGGAAGAAGCCTTGCGGACGCTGATCGGCGACATCGACCAGCCCGACCGCACCGTCCCGGCCGCCAATGTACCCTAG
- the ppk2 gene encoding polyphosphate kinase 2, with the protein MDENYEPREAEAEATRNGKDKKKKKSWDYDKEIGRLQVELAYLQAWVKKSGARIVIIFEGRDAAGKGGMIKRIMERLSPRVFRVVALPAPTDREKSQIYMQRYIAHLPAAGEVVIFDRSWYNRAGVDRVMGFCSDKKAQRFLELAPRFEAAIVESGVILLKYFLTVTEEEQERRFRRRIHDPVRQWKLSPMDVESYQRWWDYTRAYDEMLRMTDSNHAPWWIVPSDDKKRARINCISHILQSIPYERVKFDEPDLGKRQKRPADFTEDRSIRHVVPDTTS; encoded by the coding sequence ATGGACGAAAACTACGAGCCGAGAGAGGCAGAAGCAGAGGCAACCCGCAACGGCAAAGATAAAAAGAAGAAGAAATCCTGGGATTATGACAAGGAAATCGGCCGGCTGCAGGTGGAGCTGGCTTACCTTCAGGCCTGGGTGAAGAAGTCAGGCGCAAGGATCGTCATCATCTTCGAAGGGCGCGACGCCGCCGGCAAGGGCGGCATGATCAAGCGGATCATGGAACGGCTCAGCCCGCGTGTTTTCCGCGTTGTGGCTCTGCCGGCTCCCACCGACCGGGAAAAGTCGCAGATCTACATGCAGCGTTACATCGCCCACCTGCCGGCAGCCGGCGAAGTCGTGATATTCGACCGCAGCTGGTATAACCGTGCCGGCGTCGATCGTGTCATGGGCTTCTGCAGTGACAAGAAGGCGCAGCGCTTTCTCGAACTCGCGCCCCGCTTCGAAGCCGCCATCGTCGAAAGCGGCGTCATCCTTCTCAAATATTTCCTGACGGTCACCGAGGAGGAACAGGAGCGCCGCTTCAGGCGCCGGATCCATGATCCGGTGCGGCAATGGAAGCTCAGTCCCATGGATGTCGAATCCTACCAGCGCTGGTGGGATTATACGCGCGCCTATGACGAGATGCTGCGGATGACCGACTCCAACCATGCACCGTGGTGGATCGTGCCTTCCGACGACAAGAAACGGGCACGGATCAACTGCATCTCTCACATCCTGCAGTCCATTCCGTATGAACGAGTGAAATTTGACGAGCCCGATCTGGGGAAACGGCAGAAACGACCGGCCGACTTCACTGAGGACCGCAGCATCCGCCATGTCGTGCCTGACACGACGTCATAG
- a CDS encoding AI-2E family transporter: MEQTVDTTTPGTGAGQISIEARVSDLVRLGIIGLFAYWTMTLIAPFALILIWAAILAVALYPMFATLSRLIGNRPVIAAIVIVAGCLVLIIAPLALVAVNFADTVEALIGRLRTGEFTLPAAPDAIRNWPVVGERLHDIWNRVASDLASTIIKFQAPIREVMGAVVAKLASIGGDVLSFVVSIMLSGLFLTQSTRLAAAIQVLASRVAGDKGVGFARLSGSTVRNVSRGVIGVAFLQTLLCGLCFAVFDVPARGALTFVVFLLCVMQLGPALVLLPLVIWAWFSWPFAGAFAFTCLAVPISIVDNILKPILMARGLSTPMPVILIGVIGGTLAHGLLGLFLGPVVLSVFYELLRAWAWPAAMAEGSEHDDARALSVETERAG, translated from the coding sequence ATGGAGCAGACAGTTGATACGACAACGCCAGGGACCGGCGCGGGTCAGATTTCGATAGAGGCGAGAGTAAGCGATCTGGTCCGCTTGGGCATCATCGGATTGTTCGCTTACTGGACGATGACGCTGATTGCTCCTTTCGCGCTTATCCTCATCTGGGCCGCCATCCTTGCCGTTGCTCTCTACCCGATGTTTGCGACGCTCTCGCGGTTGATCGGAAACCGGCCGGTGATCGCTGCCATCGTTATAGTCGCCGGTTGCCTCGTGCTGATCATAGCACCGCTCGCCCTCGTCGCAGTCAATTTCGCCGACACCGTAGAGGCGTTGATCGGCAGGTTGCGGACCGGAGAATTTACCCTGCCGGCAGCGCCTGACGCCATCAGGAATTGGCCTGTCGTCGGCGAGCGGCTCCATGATATCTGGAATCGCGTCGCCAGCGATCTGGCTTCGACGATCATCAAGTTTCAGGCGCCGATTCGTGAGGTCATGGGCGCTGTTGTGGCAAAACTAGCCTCGATCGGCGGCGACGTGCTGAGTTTTGTCGTCTCCATCATGCTCTCCGGCCTGTTTCTCACCCAGTCAACGCGTTTGGCCGCGGCGATACAGGTTCTGGCAAGCCGGGTCGCCGGCGACAAGGGCGTCGGTTTCGCCCGGCTGTCGGGAAGCACGGTGCGGAATGTATCACGCGGTGTCATCGGCGTGGCTTTCCTGCAGACCCTGCTCTGCGGACTGTGCTTTGCCGTCTTCGACGTTCCAGCGCGTGGAGCGCTGACCTTCGTCGTCTTCTTACTGTGCGTCATGCAACTCGGGCCAGCGCTGGTCCTCCTGCCCCTCGTCATCTGGGCCTGGTTCTCCTGGCCGTTCGCCGGCGCCTTTGCCTTTACCTGCCTTGCGGTGCCGATCTCGATTGTCGACAACATCCTGAAGCCTATCCTGATGGCGAGAGGCCTCTCCACTCCCATGCCCGTCATCCTGATCGGCGTGATCGGCGGCACTCTGGCCCATGGGCTGCTGGGGCTTTTTCTGGGACCGGTCGTTCTCAGTGTCTTTTACGAGCTGCTGAGAGCCTGGGCCTGGCCTGCGGCAATGGCGGAAGGATCAGAACATGATGACGCACGGGCTCTCAGCGTGGAAACCGAGCGTGCCGGATAG
- a CDS encoding potassium channel family protein, whose product MRRLFFVALARQLHVIWPIVSAIVSLMVGSGLAIWRIENWRIDEAMYFTFVTGLTIGYGDFTPKHISSRILALMIGFAGIVLTGIVAAVTVKALDADDREP is encoded by the coding sequence ATGCGGCGGCTGTTTTTCGTCGCGCTCGCAAGGCAGCTTCATGTGATCTGGCCAATCGTCTCAGCGATCGTCTCCCTGATGGTCGGATCCGGGCTCGCAATCTGGCGTATCGAAAACTGGCGCATTGACGAAGCCATGTATTTCACTTTCGTCACCGGCTTGACGATCGGCTACGGCGATTTTACCCCCAAACATATCTCGTCGCGGATATTGGCGTTGATGATCGGCTTTGCGGGCATTGTGCTGACCGGCATCGTCGCCGCAGTCACCGTGAAAGCCCTGGATGCGGACGACCGGGAGCCTTGA
- the cax gene encoding calcium/proton exchanger: protein MNLLWKEIRANPMLWLLVAVPVVFVAARVAPEAHTLLFILSVLAVIPLAGLLSHATESVAAKTGDAAGGLLNATLGNLTELVIALAALRAGQYTLVKSSVAGAIVTNTLFMLGASFLLGGLKHHTQEFNRANARLQAGLLFLATIALLIPSAVASDSTSATEVLNKLSLGLAILLIVGYALGLLFTLKTHRELFAAAEHAEADETPWPIGLALSTLAGVTILVALVSEIFVESVQEAAKVFGMTPAFVGFIVVALVGGAAEMASAFSGARKNRLDLSVGIALGSASQIALFVAPVLVLLSYVIGPTPMDLQFSPGVVVMVFLATMTAMFVTNSGRSAWFVGILVLMVYMIFATTLYVLPDRGL from the coding sequence GTGAACCTCCTTTGGAAAGAAATTCGTGCCAACCCCATGCTTTGGCTGCTCGTTGCGGTGCCGGTGGTCTTTGTCGCGGCGCGCGTTGCCCCCGAGGCTCACACGTTGCTGTTCATCTTGTCGGTCCTTGCCGTGATACCCCTGGCTGGCCTCCTCAGTCACGCCACCGAGTCCGTTGCGGCAAAAACCGGCGACGCCGCTGGCGGACTGCTCAACGCCACGCTGGGAAATCTGACGGAGCTTGTCATCGCCTTGGCCGCCCTGCGTGCCGGACAGTATACGCTGGTAAAATCATCGGTTGCCGGTGCAATCGTCACCAACACGCTGTTCATGCTTGGAGCCTCGTTTTTGCTCGGCGGCCTGAAGCATCACACTCAGGAATTCAACCGAGCCAATGCGCGTCTTCAGGCCGGCCTGCTGTTCCTCGCCACCATCGCCCTGCTGATACCGTCGGCGGTTGCTTCAGATTCGACCTCGGCTACGGAAGTGCTTAACAAGCTCAGCTTAGGCTTGGCCATCCTGCTTATTGTCGGATACGCGCTGGGACTGCTGTTCACGCTGAAGACGCACCGCGAGCTCTTTGCCGCCGCCGAGCACGCCGAGGCGGACGAAACCCCGTGGCCGATTGGCCTGGCATTGTCCACGCTTGCCGGTGTCACGATACTGGTCGCGCTGGTCAGCGAGATCTTCGTCGAGTCCGTGCAGGAGGCTGCCAAGGTTTTTGGAATGACGCCTGCCTTTGTCGGTTTCATCGTCGTCGCACTGGTCGGCGGCGCAGCCGAAATGGCTTCGGCATTTTCCGGTGCGCGCAAGAACCGCCTCGACTTGAGCGTCGGCATCGCGCTCGGAAGCGCCTCGCAGATAGCTTTGTTCGTGGCGCCCGTGCTTGTGCTGTTGAGCTACGTCATCGGTCCGACACCGATGGATCTGCAGTTTTCGCCGGGCGTTGTCGTCATGGTTTTCCTGGCGACCATGACGGCGATGTTCGTTACCAACAGCGGGCGTTCGGCGTGGTTCGTCGGCATATTGGTGCTGATGGTTTACATGATCTTCGCCACGACTTTATATGTTCTGCCCGATCGGGGCTTATGA
- a CDS encoding amino acid ABC transporter substrate-binding protein, translating to MLAFGMPVQAQTLDRIKAGSALKLGYDPDARPFSFNGEQGRPDGYAVALCNKIADSLRAQLNLPKLDVEWVSLSGDAKMQAIGSSTADLVCAAEPVTLTRRQQVSFSIPIFPSGTGALLSTSSPLALREVLQYGEPSSRPLWRGSPARTILEHKTFSSIAGTTSEGWLSDRIKTFQLAATAAPVDSYQQGIERVMDGSSAVLFGDMPILMDAAARSDNSGNLIVLQRHFTYEALALELARGDEDFRLAVDRALSQTYAGPDFRTFFTTWFGPPDEATVTFFRQTALPE from the coding sequence ATGTTGGCCTTCGGCATGCCCGTGCAGGCTCAGACGCTCGACCGTATCAAAGCGGGCAGCGCTCTGAAGCTCGGCTACGATCCGGATGCAAGGCCCTTTTCCTTCAACGGGGAACAGGGACGGCCGGACGGCTATGCCGTCGCCCTCTGCAACAAGATTGCCGATAGTCTTAGGGCACAGCTGAACCTGCCGAAGCTCGATGTCGAATGGGTTTCGCTTTCAGGCGACGCCAAGATGCAGGCAATAGGAAGCAGTACGGCTGATCTTGTCTGCGCTGCGGAGCCGGTGACATTGACGCGGCGGCAGCAGGTGTCGTTTTCCATCCCGATTTTCCCAAGCGGCACCGGCGCGCTCTTGAGCACCAGCTCGCCGCTGGCTTTGCGCGAAGTGCTGCAATATGGCGAACCCTCGAGCCGTCCGCTCTGGCGTGGTTCACCGGCCCGCACGATCCTGGAGCACAAGACCTTCTCCTCGATCGCGGGCACGACGAGCGAAGGCTGGCTGAGCGACAGGATCAAGACTTTTCAACTCGCGGCAACGGCTGCGCCGGTCGACAGCTACCAGCAGGGGATCGAGCGCGTCATGGACGGCAGTTCGGCGGTGCTCTTCGGCGACATGCCGATCCTCATGGATGCCGCCGCCCGCAGTGACAATTCCGGTAATCTGATCGTCCTGCAGCGCCACTTCACCTACGAAGCGCTCGCTCTTGAGTTGGCGCGCGGCGATGAGGACTTCCGCCTTGCCGTCGATCGTGCGCTCAGCCAAACCTATGCCGGGCCGGATTTCCGGACATTCTTCACAACCTGGTTCGGGCCGCCGGATGAGGCGACGGTGACATTCTTCCGGCAAACAGCGCTGCCGGAGTAG
- the potE gene encoding putrescine-ornithine antiporter, with translation MTDNTMHLAAEATAKKKMNLVQLTFIVAVNMMGSGIIMLPANMAQVGAISLLSWLVTAIGSMAIAYGFAQAGLFNQRPGGMSAYAEDAYGKDGYFMVFFLYFLSLAVGNVAIGISAVGYLAGFFPVLTSTPIMTCLALIVLLWLTTAANFGGPRITGRIGSVTVWGVILPVGLLSIIGWLWFSSSTFAAAWNPQGLTLGQGMGSSISLTLWAFLGMESAAQNSDAVENPKRDVPLACMFGTLGAAVIYILSTTVIQGIVPNPDLASSTGPFALAYATMFNSTVGSIVMALAVLACLGSLLGWQFTIAQTAKTAADERMFPSIFSRVNEMGAPVAGMIILGIVQTCLALMTISPTLSEQFSALVNLAVVTNVLPYIIALSALFVMMKAARVPQPKYRLNATIALVGMAYSVFAIYASGKDAVLGGMIVTGIGFIIYGLIAPRFASNTNQLPAE, from the coding sequence ATGACCGACAACACGATGCATCTTGCGGCCGAGGCCACGGCCAAGAAAAAGATGAACCTGGTGCAACTCACCTTCATCGTCGCCGTCAACATGATGGGGTCGGGGATCATCATGCTGCCCGCCAATATGGCGCAGGTCGGGGCGATCTCGCTGCTTTCCTGGCTTGTGACCGCCATCGGCTCGATGGCGATCGCCTATGGCTTCGCCCAGGCCGGACTGTTCAATCAGCGGCCCGGAGGCATGTCCGCCTATGCGGAGGATGCCTATGGGAAGGACGGCTATTTCATGGTGTTCTTCCTGTATTTCCTGTCGCTTGCCGTCGGCAATGTGGCGATCGGCATCTCGGCCGTCGGGTACCTGGCCGGGTTCTTTCCGGTGCTGACCTCGACCCCGATCATGACCTGCCTGGCGCTGATCGTGCTCTTGTGGCTGACCACGGCCGCCAATTTCGGTGGACCGCGCATCACCGGCCGCATTGGTTCGGTCACGGTATGGGGCGTCATCCTGCCCGTTGGACTGCTGTCGATCATCGGCTGGCTCTGGTTCAGCTCCAGCACTTTCGCCGCCGCCTGGAATCCGCAAGGCCTGACGCTTGGGCAAGGCATGGGATCGAGCATTTCACTGACCCTCTGGGCATTCCTCGGCATGGAATCAGCCGCTCAGAATTCCGATGCCGTCGAAAATCCCAAGCGTGACGTGCCGCTCGCCTGCATGTTCGGCACGCTGGGTGCGGCCGTCATCTACATCCTGTCGACGACGGTCATTCAGGGCATCGTGCCGAATCCGGATCTCGCCAGCTCCACGGGGCCCTTTGCACTCGCCTATGCCACCATGTTCAATTCCACGGTTGGTTCCATCGTCATGGCGCTTGCCGTACTGGCCTGCCTCGGCTCGCTGCTCGGATGGCAGTTTACGATCGCGCAGACGGCGAAAACCGCCGCCGACGAGCGGATGTTCCCATCCATATTCTCGCGGGTGAACGAGATGGGCGCGCCCGTGGCCGGCATGATCATTCTCGGCATCGTGCAGACATGCCTTGCCTTGATGACCATTTCGCCGACGTTGAGCGAACAGTTTTCGGCGCTCGTCAACCTCGCCGTCGTCACCAACGTACTGCCCTATATCATCGCGCTGTCTGCCCTTTTCGTCATGATGAAGGCCGCCCGCGTGCCACAGCCGAAATATCGGCTGAACGCCACCATCGCCTTGGTCGGCATGGCCTACAGCGTCTTCGCCATCTATGCCTCCGGCAAGGACGCGGTTCTCGGCGGCATGATCGTCACAGGCATCGGTTTCATCATCTACGGCCTGATCGCCCCGCGTTTCGCCAGCAACACGAACCAGCTTCCGGCCGAGTAA